A window from Planococcus maritimus encodes these proteins:
- the copZ gene encoding copper chaperone CopZ: protein MKEQVHLQVSGMSCQHCVKAVEDSVGALSGVEKVDVSLEQGAVDVTYDSGNVDVAQIASAIEDQGYDVAALSE from the coding sequence ATGAAAGAACAAGTTCATTTACAAGTAAGCGGCATGAGCTGCCAGCATTGTGTTAAAGCGGTAGAAGATAGCGTCGGCGCGTTGTCCGGTGTTGAAAAAGTCGATGTGTCACTTGAGCAAGGCGCAGTGGATGTCACGTACGACAGCGGAAATGTCGATGTGGCGCAAATTGCCTCTGCTATTGAAGATCAAGGCTATGACGTAGCGGCATTAAGCGAATAA